The segment GCTCTTGCCGTCGCGGGACACGCGTCGCGCGCCCGGCTCGCCTCGACCGGTCGTGTGTCCCGGAGCGGCAGGATGTTGCCGTCCCGGGACACGCACCTCGCCAGGACCGCGCCGGACGTGGGCGCGTGTCCCGTTCCGGACGTCCTGTCGGCGCTGGGTGCTCACATGGGGACGCCTTCCCCTCGATCGGGGAGGCGCGCGTGGGCGACAGGGACAGACGCCTGGCCGCGGTGGCGGCCCAGCAGCACGGGATCTTCACCGGGGGCCAGGCGGTGGCCGCCGGGTTCCCGCGGCGGACGGTCCGCTCGCGGAGCGCGTCCGGGGTCTGGGTCCGGATGTACGGGGACACGTTCCGCACGGCCGCCACCCCGTCCGGGCAGCCTCAGAAGACGATGTCGGCCTGGCTCGCGTGCGGCTCCCCCGCCGCTGTGGCCGGCACGTCCGCGGCTGTGCTGTGGGACCTCGGGCTGCCCGAGCCGGCCGTCCCGCGGATCGTCGTCCCGATCCCCCGGCACCCGCGCCCGGCGGGCGTGGAGGTCGTCCGGACGAGCCGGTGGGGGAGGCTGGAGGTCGTCCGGCGCGGCCCCCTGTACGTGACGACGCGAGCCCGGACCCTCCTCGACCTCGCCGCCCACCTCCCGGACACCGAGCTCGAGGCGGCGCTGGACCGCGCCCACCGCAACGGACTGGACCTCCGCCGCCTCCGGGATCACCTCCGCTCCCACCGTGGCATCCCGGGCGCCGGGCGGCTCGCCGAACTCCTCCGCCACCGAGACCCGGACCGGCCGATCGAGAGCGAGCTAAAGACGCGGCTCTTCGCGATCCTGCGGGAGGCCCGGCTCCCGCTCCCCGTCCCGCAGCTCGTGATCCAGACCTCGGCCGGCCGCCGCCGCCTCGACTTC is part of the Actinomycetota bacterium genome and harbors:
- a CDS encoding type IV toxin-antitoxin system AbiEi family antitoxin domain-containing protein; translated protein: MGDRDRRLAAVAAQQHGIFTGGQAVAAGFPRRTVRSRSASGVWVRMYGDTFRTAATPSGQPQKTMSAWLACGSPAAVAGTSAAVLWDLGLPEPAVPRIVVPIPRHPRPAGVEVVRTSRWGRLEVVRRGPLYVTTRARTLLDLAAHLPDTELEAALDRAHRNGLDLRRLRDHLRSHRGIPGAGRLAELLRHRDPDRPIESELKTRLFAILREARLPLPVPQLVIQTSAGRRRLDFAYPRQRVALEVDGYRAHHGRRAFDDDRGRANAVREAGWDLRHVTSTMLDHPSQVVWTVSAALGLRPVAWR